The following coding sequences lie in one Zingiber officinale cultivar Zhangliang chromosome 2B, Zo_v1.1, whole genome shotgun sequence genomic window:
- the LOC122047195 gene encoding uncharacterized protein LOC122047195, which yields MDGVAGRLGRSSTRYGPTSVFSGPVRRWNKKWVALSNPDHRRRSSISGGRHSSRILLYRWTPVAALAKDDATPPPEEPPRRKFRYVPISVTRERKEESLPKSNSSPKLNITEGFPRKTQIDPFDTNPDMNNVSAEIKVSSKDQTFSGLGNGADLDLSLGLRAPDGDHEDESKTTRRGEGYTKSVRAASSTRDTEMKVTKSVAQNKLKRKAISPDLEMAV from the exons ATGGACGGCGTAGCAGGTCGCCTCGGCCGGTCGTCCACGCGCTACGGTCCGACGTCGGTCTTCAGCGGCCCGGTGCGGCGCTGGAACAAGAAGTGGGTGGCGCTCTCCAATCCTGACCACCGCCGCCGAAGCAGCATCAGCGGCGGCCGCCACTCCTCCCGTATACTCCTGTACAGGTGGACCCCCGTCGCTGCCCTCGCCAAGGACGACGCGACTCCACCGCCCGAGGAGCCGCCCCGCAGGAAGTTCCGATACGTACCG ATTTCTGTCACCAGGGAGCGAAAAGAAGAGTCTTTGCCAAAATCCAACAGCAGCCCTAAACTTAACATAACCGAAGGATTCCCTCGCAAAACCCAGATAGATCCTTTCGACACAAATCCTGACATGAACAATGTCTCTGCAGAAATAAAG GTCTCAAGCAAAGATCAAACATTCTCAGGATTAGGAAATGGTGCTGATCTGGACTTGAGTTTGGGTTTGCGAGCTCCGGATGGTGATCATGAGGATGAATCCAAAACAACCAGACGAGGCGAAGGCTACACTAAATCAGTGAGAGCGGCGAGTTCTACTCGGGACACAGAAATGAAGGTAACAAAATCAGTAGCACAAAACAAGTTGAAGAGGAAGGCCATAAGCCCTGACCTCGAAATGGCAGTGTAA
- the LOC122047196 gene encoding myb family transcription factor PHL7-like, producing the protein MDSNNVENNNSSNSTSRQRLRWTNELHQRFVDAITQLGGPDRATPKGVLRIMGVPGLTIYHVKSHLQKYRLAKYVPDFSADGTISEKKDVEDLISGLGSTSGVQINEALKIQMEVQKRLHEQLEIQRQLQQRIEAQGEYLKKIIEEQERISSALAETSGARRVAPISNDLCLDSDKTDPSTPVPNSESLEEDQSASCSHEATCRLFQGLSNDSLSSAREPTTPDSGDHSNSPYRETGQAASPQPPF; encoded by the exons ATGGACTCAAATAATGTAGAGAACAACAATAGTTCTAATTCGACTTCAAGACAACGCTTACGCTGGACAAATGAGCTCCACCAACGTTTTGTAGATGCGATAACACAGCTTGGTGGACCAGATA GAGCAACTCCTAAAGGAGTCCTTCGAATCATGGGTGTGCCTGGACTAACTATTTATCATGTTAAGAGTCATTTGCAG AAATATCGGCTTGCAAAGTACGTGCCTGACTTTTCAGCTGATG GTACAATATCAGAAAAAAAAGATGTAGAGGATTTGATTTCTGGACTTGGAAGCACTTC TGGGGTGCAAATTAATGAAGCACTTAAAATACAGATGGAGGTGCAAAAACGGCTTCACGAACAATTAGAG ATTCAAAGACAATTACAGCAAAGAATTGAAGCCCAAGGTGAGTACCTTAAAAAGATAATCGAAGAGCAGGAGCGCATTAGCAGCGCATTGGCTGAAACATCCGGAGCCAGGAGGGTTGCTCCTATCTCAAATGATCTCTGCCTTGATTCAGATAAGACTGACCCCTCAACCCCAGTGCCAAACTCTGAATCCCTTGAAGAAGACCAATCAGCTAGTTGCAGCCATGAGGCCACCTGCAGGCTATTCCAAGGCCTCTCAAATGATTCATTGTCTTCTGCCCGCGAGCCAACGACCCCTGATTCAGGTGACCATTCTAATTCTCCTTACAGGGAGACAGGTCAAGCAGCATCGCCACAGCCACCCTTTTAG
- the LOC122047192 gene encoding glucose-1-phosphate adenylyltransferase small subunit 1, chloroplastic-like has translation MAAMGIGMVSTPRSSAPVCSGDADRRAPPTPFLGSTSARSLSSFFHVSGCQKMDLLRKEVAGVRRRKEYCGVRTPIVVSPKAVSDSQSSQTCLDPDASRSVLGIILGGGAGTRLYPLTKKRAKPAVPLGANYRLIDIPVSNCLNSNISKIYVLTQFNSASLNRHLSRAYASNMGGYKNEGFVEVLAAQQSPENPNWFQGTADAVRQYLWLFEEHNVMEFLILAGDHLYRMDYEKFIQAHRETNADITVAALPMDEKRATAFGLMKIDEEGRIIEFAEKPKGEQLKAMKVDTTILGLDDERAKELPFIASMGIYVISKDIMMQLLRDKFPAANDFGSEVIPGATNIGLRVQAYLYDGYWEDIGTIEAFYNANLGITKKPVPDFSFYDRSAPIYTQARYLPPSKMLDADVIDSVIGEGCVIKNCKIQHSVVGLRSCISEGAVIEDTLLMGADYYETDADKRLLALKGSVPIGIGKNTHVKRAIIDKNARIGENVKIINCDNVQEAARETEGYFIKSGIVTVIKDALIPSGTVI, from the exons ATGGCGGCGATGGGGATTGGGATGGTATCGACTCCGAGGAGTTCTGCTCCGGTTTGTTCTGGGGATGCCGATCGGAGAGCTCCGCCGACGCCATTCCTCGGGTCGACGAGCGCGCGGAGCCTCTCCTCGTTCTTCCATGTCTCCGGATGCCAGAAAATGGACCTCCTCCGTAAGGAGGTGGCTGGGGTGAGGAGGCGGAAGGAGTACTGCGGAGTGAGGACCCCGATCGTCGTCTCTCCTAAGGCGGTCTCCGACTCCCAGAGCTCGCAGACGTGCCTCGATCCTGATGCCAGCCGG AGTGTTCTAGGGATTATACTCGGGGGAGGCGCTGGGACACGCTTGTATCCTTTGACGAAGAAGAGGGCGAAACCAGCAGTACCATTGGGAGCCAACTATAGGCTAATTGATATTCCTGTCAGCAATTGCTTGAACAgtaatatttcaaaaatttatgTTCTGACACAATTCAATTCTGCATCTCTTAATCGCCACCTTTCACGAGCCTATGCAAGTAACATGGGTGGGTATAAGAATGAAGGTTTTGTTGAAGTTCTTGCTGCACAACAGAGTCCAGAGAATCCTAACTGGTTTCAG GGTACTGCAGATGCAGTTAGGCAATACTTGTGGCTCTTTGAGGAGCACAATGTCATGGAGTTTCTAATTCTTGCTGGAGACCATTTGTACCGGATGGACTATGAAAAATTCATTCAAGCGCATAGAGAAACAAATGCTGATATTACTGTGGCTGCATTGCCAATGGATGAAAAACGTGCAACTGCTTTTGGTCTTATGAAGATTGATGAAGAAGGGAGAATAATAGAATTTGCAGAGAAGCCAAAAGGAGAACAGCTGAAAGCAATgaag GTTGATACCACCATACTTGGCCTGGATGATGAAAGGGCAAAAGAGTTGCCTTTTATTGCAAGTATGGGTATCTATGTTATCAGCAAGGACATTATGATGCAATTACTTCGTGACAAATTTCCAGCAGCAAATGACTTTGGGAGTGAAGTTATCCCTGGTGCAACTAACATTGGGTTGAGG GTACAAGCTTATTTATATGATGGTTATTGGGAGGACATTGGTACAATTGAGGCATTTTACAACGCAAACCTCGGAATAACCAAAAAGCCAGTGCCAGATTTCAG CTTTTATGATCGCTCAGCACCGATCTATACACAAGCTAGATATTTACCACCTTCAAAGATGCTTGACGCTGATGTGATTGATAGTGTTATTGGTGAGGGATGTGTGATTAAA AACTGCAAGATCCAACATTCTGTAGTTGGGCTTCGCTCTTGCATCTCTGAAGGTGCAGTCATAGAGGATACTTTACTGATGGGAGCAGATTACTATGAG ACTGACGCCGACAAGAGACTATTAGCTCTGAAAGGAAGTGTCCCCATTGGCATTGGAAAAAACACTCACGTTAAAAGAGCCATCATAGACAAGAATGCTCGTATCGGGGAGAATGTAAAG ATCATAAACTGTGATAATGTGCAAGAAGCGGCCAGGGAGACTGAAGGATACTTCATCAAGAGTGGCATCGTCACAGTGATCAAGGATGCCCTCATCCCCAGTGGAACTGTCATATAG
- the LOC122048707 gene encoding TBC1 domain family member 2A-like, producing MGVRSYQSPAFELQPHNFPPPALEHPPSKSKLLPISQLAKKVAVNSSRVLLFPPQKCDLSSDFAGIRYSTQPGKPYWITSIAHAHGDAISITSSIPKASFPVKFEDLYGFTAEGNIDDANVLNEVRERVRRQDRIWWELEASKGVNWYLFQPQISWSADGIRVSSLGLSKLANAITLNRLIRKGIPPGLRPNLWLWVSGAAKKRSTVPESYYDDLIRATQGKVTPATRQIDHDLPRTFPNHPWLDSLEGQASLRRVLVGYSFRDSDVGYCQGLNYVAALLLLVMNTEEDAFWMLAVLLENVLVRDCYTGNLSGCHVEQRVFRDLLAKKCPRISVHLNAIGFDVSLVATEWFLCLFAKRLPSETTLRVWDVLFKEGAKVLFHVALAIFKMNEEEILNANQIGEVIHILQRTIHHLYDPDELLRVAFDKIGSMTTNTITKERKKQEPAVMAELHQRLRRLNMLKTNQ from the exons ATGGGCGTGCGGTCGTATCAATCGCCGGCATTTGAACTCCAACCGCATAATTTCCCTCCTCCTGCATTGGAACATCCACCTTCAAAATCCAAGCTTTTGCCGATCTCACAGCTCGCAAAAAAGGTTGCC GTAAATTCGAGCAGAGTCTTGCTGTTCCCGCCGCAAAAATGTGATCTTTCGTCCGATTTCGCAGGCATTCGCTACTCGACGCAGCCTGGGAAACCCTACTGGATAACCTCGATCGCTCACGCTCACGGCGACGCCATCTCGATCACCTCCTCGATCCCCAAGGCCAGCTTCCCGGTGAAGTTCGAGGACCTGTACGGCTTCACGGCGGAGGGCAACATCGACGACGCCAACGTGCTGAACGAGGTGAGGGAGAGGGTGCGGCGGCAGGACCGGATCTGGTGGGAGCTGGAGGCGAGCAAAGGGGTGAACTGGTACCTGTTCCAGCCCCAGATCTCGTGGAGCGCCGACGGCATTAGGGTTTCTTCGCTGGGGCTCTCCAAGCTCGCCAACGCCATCACCCTGAACAGGCTCATCAGGAAGGGGATACCCCCAGGGCTGCGTCCCAACTTGTGGCTTTGGGTCTCCGGCGCCGCCAAGAAGCGCTCCACCGTGCCGGAGAGCTACTACGATGACCTGATCAGGGCTACGCAGGGGAAGGTCACACCGGCCACAAGACAAATCGATCAC GATCTTCCAAGAACATTTCCTAATCATCCATGGCTGGACAGCCTCGAAGGTCAGGCATCTCTTCGCCGGGTTCTTGTCGGGTACTCTTTCAGAGATTCGGATGTCGGTTATTGCCAG GGTCTGAATTATGTGGCTGCCCTGCTTCTTCTAGTGATGAACACTGAGGAGGATGCCTTTTGGATGCTAGCTGTCCTCCTCGAAAATGTCCTTGTTCGCGACTGCTACACCGGTAACCTTTCGGGCTGCCATGTCGAGCAACGGGTTTTCAGAGATCTTCTAGCAAAGAAATGCCCTAG GATTTCTGTTCATTTGAATGCTATCGGGTTCGATGTCTCGCTTGTGGCCACTGAGTGGTTCCTATGCCTCTTCGCGAAGAGATTACCTTCGGAG ACGACTTTGCGGGTATGGGATGTTCTATTCAAGGAGGGTGCCAAGGTTCTTTTCCATGTCGCATTGGCTATCTTTAAG ATGAACGAAGAAGAAATATTAAATGCAAACCAAATCGGAGAAGTCATTCATATTCTGCAAAGAACCATCCATCATTTGTATGACCCTGACGAATTGCTTAGG GTTGCTTTTGACAAAATTGGTTCTATGACTACTAACACAATCACAAAGGAAAGGAAGAAACAAGAGCCAGCGGTCATGGCTGAGCTTCACCAAAGGCTGCGGCGACTCAATATGTTGAAGACAAATCAATAG